A window from Leptothermofonsia sichuanensis E412 encodes these proteins:
- the ccmA gene encoding heme ABC exporter ATP-binding protein CcmA has product MTVAVSLQNVYKHYNKMPVVNNLSFQIEAGEMFGLLGPNGAGKSTTIRMLTTLTRPSQGEIWVAGYHVVNQRSQVKQRIGVVLQQTSVDNDLSVWENMEFHGRLHHIPRSQRQQDIDRWLDYVDLADRRDDRVKTLSGGMKRRLQIARALLHQPDVLFLDEPTVGLDPQTRRRLWEIIRDLNQQGMTILLTTHYMDEVEYLCDRIGIMDNGKLIELGTLQEFRQKHGEGLVMKQMQDRWDYKFFPTLEDANRYLDHQPDKTGMMVRPSNLEDIFVELTGRNLD; this is encoded by the coding sequence ATGACAGTTGCTGTTTCTCTCCAGAACGTCTATAAGCACTACAACAAGATGCCCGTTGTGAACAATCTCTCATTTCAGATTGAGGCGGGTGAGATGTTTGGGCTGTTGGGACCGAATGGAGCCGGGAAATCTACCACCATCCGGATGCTAACCACCCTGACCCGTCCTTCCCAGGGAGAAATTTGGGTTGCCGGATATCATGTGGTCAACCAGCGATCGCAGGTGAAACAGCGGATCGGTGTGGTTCTCCAGCAGACCAGTGTGGACAATGACCTTTCAGTTTGGGAAAACATGGAGTTTCATGGGCGACTGCACCACATTCCCCGCTCCCAGCGCCAGCAGGACATTGATCGCTGGCTGGACTATGTAGACCTGGCAGACCGGCGAGATGATCGAGTCAAGACCCTCTCTGGTGGCATGAAGCGTCGGCTCCAGATTGCCCGTGCCCTGTTACACCAACCAGACGTTTTGTTTCTGGACGAACCCACCGTTGGACTTGACCCCCAGACCCGTCGCCGCCTCTGGGAAATCATTCGTGACCTGAACCAGCAGGGTATGACGATTCTGCTCACCACTCACTATATGGATGAGGTGGAATATTTGTGCGATCGCATTGGCATTATGGACAATGGCAAATTGATTGAACTGGGAACCCTCCAGGAATTTCGCCAGAAGCACGGGGAAGGACTGGTCATGAAGCAAATGCAGGACCGTTGGGACTATAAATTCTTCCCCACGCTGGAAGATGCGAACCGCTATCTTGACCACCAGCCAGACAAAACCGGCATGATGGTCAGACCTTCTAACTTAGAAGATATCTTTGTGGAACTCACCGGCAGGAATTTGGACTGA